One Bdellovibrionota bacterium DNA window includes the following coding sequences:
- a CDS encoding type II secretion system protein, with the protein MVIKMHFGPQGFSFIELLVGITLSAILGAFAYKVFTSTLSVQVSQKDLSTYQGTAAEALEGIRRDIKFADISLIKSGFPSISVLNYSTSPNIPYTPNQRLSVWFPERTKKLFTLTQPYDWAAGLNPLSPTPPFLGGVGWCVPISPLVDATDLFSYVPGTTYPNWTILWAPGLSLNYYSNLTSCHTDSVTGKTDGGNIVSLPAQSPNDGRTRYIPANALIGRQLTSRAVGLVFPLSGIGGLAPVASDIGSIYTYVSSSATLGVDTSSSLPARTLSFTFDVAGTEKASLTTDKDKRDVTAININVGGAVETRTTDGKRKVVDVPFKFKVKFDSRSNTDAFPTDTNLLTPNLATISGRGVGQLAVDDKGGNVYLYVPTVEWSALANPIESSIGHITVIDSTDGSVKKDWILKWNSVSNPGNPLNFIPMKATVASSGIVIGGYARDMDAGRTRRAILFHIPREGFDPNNKINWSATPTYQVLGDENATQPPAVNAPARSGQHLYYMADTSNVAVTGNTIYFGSYTRTAAILLDDFFNRSQVYQTTVVNPTSAPTVSATYSIIDEFPDMWPLANLNYLSGKLLSAMAINASGDHLYKCYDWDYPTWANSWTDLKGALYSGNPLTSTFQDDKGSPPEYAKLGSYAEFYAQDGTCTGMDVDSTNRLIFTSKFNFYVFSQSHIDAIVTAVANGTTVITRLLSMNPGAGGGWATEYNVGADNLSEESGLTSYVLRGVQGLGIRKPTPVGQAYAELYYSEVSSPDPAATSKIGKFTHEPMGSVPRFVMALAPVKTASLMNQAALTTMSRQPDDLGIYGMLMPPSGVSSTNALSHEPFNCAPHDPYPPYTVATDPWDDCIRKKLGGQSL; encoded by the coding sequence ATGGTAATAAAAATGCATTTCGGTCCACAAGGGTTCTCGTTCATCGAACTCCTTGTCGGGATTACGCTTTCGGCGATTCTTGGCGCCTTTGCGTACAAGGTATTTACCAGCACGCTATCGGTCCAAGTCAGTCAAAAAGACCTTTCCACATATCAAGGAACGGCGGCGGAAGCCCTGGAGGGCATTCGACGCGACATCAAGTTCGCGGACATCAGCCTTATAAAATCCGGTTTTCCTTCCATCTCCGTCCTTAATTACTCCACCAGTCCAAATATTCCGTACACTCCAAACCAGCGCCTGAGCGTTTGGTTTCCCGAACGAACCAAAAAGTTATTTACATTGACTCAGCCGTATGACTGGGCCGCGGGATTAAATCCTCTCAGTCCGACCCCTCCTTTTTTGGGTGGCGTGGGCTGGTGCGTGCCGATCTCGCCACTGGTCGATGCGACGGACCTATTTTCCTATGTCCCAGGCACAACTTATCCGAACTGGACAATCCTCTGGGCCCCCGGCTTAAGCCTCAACTACTACAGCAACCTGACGAGCTGCCACACCGATTCTGTGACTGGAAAGACCGATGGGGGAAATATTGTATCGTTGCCTGCTCAGTCACCGAACGACGGGCGAACGCGTTACATCCCCGCAAACGCGCTGATTGGCCGTCAACTCACCAGCCGAGCGGTCGGGTTGGTTTTTCCATTATCCGGAATTGGCGGCCTTGCCCCCGTCGCATCCGATATCGGCTCGATTTACACATACGTGAGTTCGTCCGCGACGTTAGGTGTGGACACCTCCTCCTCCCTCCCGGCCCGGACGTTGAGTTTCACGTTCGATGTCGCCGGGACTGAAAAGGCGAGTCTTACCACGGATAAGGATAAACGAGACGTTACGGCCATCAACATTAACGTCGGAGGGGCCGTGGAAACCCGCACCACCGACGGAAAACGAAAGGTGGTCGACGTTCCGTTTAAGTTCAAAGTGAAATTCGATTCGCGCAGCAATACGGACGCCTTTCCGACCGATACCAACCTCTTGACCCCGAATCTCGCGACCATTTCCGGGCGTGGTGTCGGCCAGCTTGCGGTCGATGACAAAGGAGGGAATGTTTATCTTTACGTGCCGACGGTCGAATGGTCGGCACTCGCCAATCCGATCGAAAGTTCAATCGGTCATATTACGGTGATCGATTCTACGGACGGCTCGGTGAAGAAGGATTGGATTCTGAAATGGAACTCCGTCAGCAACCCAGGAAACCCGCTTAACTTTATTCCCATGAAAGCTACAGTGGCCTCCTCCGGCATCGTCATCGGCGGTTACGCGAGAGACATGGACGCGGGACGAACACGCAGAGCCATTCTTTTTCACATTCCCCGAGAAGGTTTCGATCCAAACAACAAAATCAATTGGAGCGCTACCCCTACGTATCAAGTTCTTGGTGACGAAAACGCGACACAGCCCCCGGCTGTCAATGCCCCCGCTCGCTCCGGACAGCACCTCTATTACATGGCCGATACGAGCAACGTTGCGGTTACCGGTAACACGATCTATTTCGGGAGCTATACAAGAACCGCGGCCATCCTTTTAGATGATTTCTTTAATCGATCCCAGGTCTATCAAACGACGGTCGTTAACCCAACGAGTGCACCGACCGTTTCGGCGACGTATTCGATTATCGACGAATTTCCCGACATGTGGCCGCTCGCGAATTTGAATTATCTGTCCGGAAAACTATTGTCGGCCATGGCCATCAACGCTTCGGGGGACCATCTTTATAAATGTTACGATTGGGATTACCCGACCTGGGCCAATAGTTGGACAGATTTGAAGGGGGCACTCTATTCCGGTAACCCATTGACATCGACGTTTCAAGACGACAAAGGATCGCCCCCCGAATACGCTAAACTGGGGAGCTACGCAGAATTTTACGCTCAGGACGGAACGTGCACCGGAATGGATGTCGACAGCACGAACCGGCTCATTTTTACTAGCAAATTCAATTTTTACGTTTTCTCGCAAAGTCATATCGATGCCATTGTTACCGCTGTTGCGAATGGCACCACTGTCATCACTCGCCTCCTCTCTATGAACCCCGGGGCTGGGGGCGGATGGGCCACGGAATACAATGTGGGGGCGGATAATTTAAGCGAGGAGTCCGGACTCACGAGTTATGTTTTGCGCGGTGTCCAAGGGCTTGGTATCCGGAAACCGACCCCCGTGGGGCAAGCCTACGCTGAACTTTATTATTCTGAGGTTTCGTCTCCCGATCCCGCCGCGACCAGTAAGATCGGCAAATTCACCCACGAACCGATGGGATCGGTCCCCCGTTTTGTGATGGCGCTCGCCCCCGTAAAAACAGCCTCCCTCATGAATCAGGCGGCTCTAACCACGATGAGCCGCCAACCGGACGATCTCGGA
- a CDS encoding PilZ domain-containing protein, protein MDLSPLRLKATIASPGAKSTELDWFGGEEDQIVLAPLFTLSEGNGGKVTFSLPQDFELEHLTRDLSVPVTVEQSEITGLVLRIEEFELSEQNRWTQLLKHLQERMGQMARVHPRVMAPEFNIGVWLTGKNSGKGKMFDISLGGMRVVSDLTVSAGEKIEFRFEILESLDWASFAQGLSWNGIVKSTQPRGFSIEFSENPPFRESMKKLVDALTKRRMRRLTYPRYNIHEFNIEGVVQPLLEKVRLKDISVSGSYVLTENILPIDSAVLLQIQKSHQFKSLNEGFDFHGRVARITPDGMIVAFMDMQKGDQARLSAWTAEVAAKFRKESAPREEGPAPKYTLSVSYGSDLLFIREYLYNLSSGGLFMPGVPPIDKGEVIRFVLDLSGTSLAEKIPNPPSFLGTVVRATDTGISVQFLDPDKIRAELETVMVDVLRNQQPPDRTSAAEQIADDMLQDLEPQSSHPVPFLSPTSAIIMTTISIIFIGLTILYYRRTPQPIVVDLDSLAAGRKSTAPSAPSETAAEAGAEHPEEVMLIDGPFMFPVRIADIDDVTYDPKTGVRVKLKQGADIPGEGLAPYLPRELAQKLGRLEAEALQRNASQADLNSIYLKHAPPQRWKRSPESPSIPSKR, encoded by the coding sequence ATGGACCTAAGCCCTCTTCGCCTCAAAGCTACCATCGCTTCCCCTGGAGCGAAATCGACCGAACTCGACTGGTTCGGGGGGGAAGAAGATCAGATCGTTCTCGCCCCTCTCTTCACCTTGAGCGAAGGGAACGGCGGAAAGGTGACCTTCTCCCTTCCGCAGGACTTTGAGCTCGAGCATTTAACCCGGGATCTTTCAGTCCCGGTGACCGTCGAGCAGAGCGAGATCACCGGGCTCGTCCTCCGCATTGAGGAATTTGAACTCTCCGAACAAAACCGATGGACCCAGCTTCTCAAACATCTGCAAGAGCGCATGGGGCAAATGGCGCGCGTTCATCCGCGTGTTATGGCCCCGGAATTCAATATCGGCGTTTGGTTAACGGGAAAAAACAGCGGAAAGGGGAAGATGTTCGACATCAGCCTCGGCGGTATGCGCGTGGTTTCCGATCTTACCGTTAGCGCGGGAGAAAAGATCGAGTTTCGATTTGAAATCCTCGAATCGCTCGATTGGGCCTCATTCGCGCAGGGGCTCTCGTGGAACGGAATCGTGAAAAGCACGCAGCCGCGCGGGTTCAGCATCGAGTTTTCCGAAAATCCGCCCTTCCGAGAATCGATGAAAAAACTGGTCGACGCTCTCACGAAGCGCCGAATGCGGCGCCTCACCTATCCACGCTATAACATCCACGAGTTTAATATCGAGGGCGTCGTGCAGCCCCTTCTCGAGAAAGTTCGACTCAAGGATATTAGCGTCTCGGGAAGTTACGTCCTCACGGAAAACATTTTGCCGATTGATTCCGCTGTTCTTCTCCAAATTCAAAAATCCCATCAGTTCAAAAGCTTGAACGAAGGTTTCGATTTCCATGGCCGTGTCGCGCGGATTACACCCGACGGGATGATCGTCGCCTTTATGGATATGCAGAAAGGGGACCAAGCACGGCTATCGGCGTGGACCGCGGAAGTCGCCGCGAAATTCCGCAAAGAGTCCGCTCCCAGGGAAGAAGGTCCGGCGCCGAAGTATACGCTTTCCGTGTCGTACGGAAGCGATCTCTTGTTCATCCGTGAATACCTCTACAACTTGAGCTCCGGCGGTCTTTTCATGCCGGGGGTTCCTCCCATCGACAAGGGGGAAGTGATTCGATTCGTTCTCGATCTTTCGGGAACATCGTTGGCCGAGAAAATTCCCAACCCCCCCAGTTTTCTCGGGACCGTGGTTCGGGCCACCGACACAGGCATCAGTGTTCAATTCTTGGACCCGGATAAAATTCGCGCGGAACTCGAAACCGTCATGGTCGATGTTCTGCGAAATCAGCAGCCACCGGATCGCACGAGCGCCGCCGAGCAAATTGCGGATGACATGTTACAGGACCTGGAACCTCAGTCTTCGCATCCCGTTCCGTTCCTCTCTCCCACTTCCGCCATTATCATGACGACCATTTCGATTATATTTATCGGTCTTACGATTCTCTACTATCGGCGAACACCACAGCCGATCGTTGTGGATCTGGACAGCCTCGCCGCGGGGCGGAAATCAACTGCGCCATCCGCCCCTTCGGAAACGGCGGCTGAAGCGGGGGCCGAGCATCCCGAAGAGGTTATGTTGATCGATGGGCCGTTCATGTTCCCCGTAAGGATAGCGGACATCGACGACGTTACGTATGACCCTAAGACAGGAGTGCGCGTTAAACTCAAGCAGGGTGCAGACATACCCGGCGAAGGATTGGCACCCTACCTTCCACGCGAACTCGCTCAGAAGTTAGGCCGACTCGAGGCTGAAGCGCTCCAGAGAAACGCCTCGCAAGCTGATTTAAATTCAATTTACCTCAAGCACGCCCCACCCCAGAGATGGAAACGATCTCCGGAATCTCCTTCAATTCCCTCGAAACGATAG